In the genome of Muntiacus reevesi chromosome 5, mMunRee1.1, whole genome shotgun sequence, one region contains:
- the LOC136169225 gene encoding putative olfactory receptor 10D4, whose translation MRNHTVVTEYTLLGIPETEGLETVLLFLFSSLYLCTVLGNVLILTAIISSSRLHTPMYFFLANLSVFDLGFSSTTAPKMLSYLSGLSQGISFQGCATQLFFYHFLGCTECFLYTVMAYDRFVAICFPLRYMVLMNRRVCSILAAGTWMGGCIHAIILTSLTFQLSYCGSNKVSYYFCDIPAILPLACGDTSLAQRVGFTNVGLLSLICFFLILVSYTRIGIAISKLRSAEGRQRAFSTCSAHMTAILCAYGPVIIIYLQPNPSALLGAIIQILNNHVTPMLNPLIYSLRNQDVKSALRDAFPRRGFTLKKN comes from the coding sequence ATGAGAAATCACACAGTGGTGACTGAATACACCCTGCTGGGAATCCCTGAGACAGAGGGCCTAGAGACTGTGCTCCTTTTCCTGTTCTCATCATTATATTTGTGCACTGTCTTGGGAAATGTGCTCATCCTCACGGCTATCATCTCCTCCTCTCGGCTCCAtacccccatgtactttttcttGGCGAACCTCTCTGTGTTTGACCTGGGTTTCTCATCAACAACTGCTCCCAAGATGCTGTCATACCTTTCAGGGCTGAGTCAAGGTATCTCTTTTCAGGGCTGTGCTACCCAGCTCTTCTTCTACCACTTCCTGGGATGTACTGAGTGCTTCCTATACacggtgatggcctatgaccgctttgTTGCCATATGCTTTCCTCTGAGATACATGGTCCTAATGAATCGCAGAGTCTGCAGCATCTTGGCCGCGGGGACCTGGATGGGCGGCTGTATCCATGCCATTATCCTCACGTCCCTCACCTTCCAGCTGTCCTACTGTGGCTCTAACAAGGTGAGCTATTACTTCTGTGACATACCTGCCATCTTACCCCTAGCCTGTGGGGATACATCTCTAGCCCAGAGGGTAGGTTTTACAAATGTTGGCCTTTTGTCactcatttgcttttttctcattcttgttTCCTACACCCGCATTGGGATTGCCATATCAAAGCTTCGCTCAGCAGAGGGCAGGCAGCGAGCATTCTCAACCTGCAGTGCACACATGACTGCAATTCTCTGTGCTTATGGGCCAGTCATCATCATCTATCTACAGCCCAATCCCAGTGCCTTGCTTGGCGCTATAATCCAGATATTGAATAATCATGtaacccccatgctgaacccattgATCTACAGCCTGAGAAATCAGGATGTTAAATCAGCTCTGAGGGATGCATTTCCCAGGAGAGGCTTCACTCtgaagaaaaactga